Proteins from a genomic interval of Rhodococcoides fascians A25f:
- a CDS encoding alanine/glycine:cation symporter family protein has translation MSSHPLDSDFLAADGGTLSSIETAINNAFDPISAAVSNFVFFTVNIGGAAVPLIVLWLILGAVIFTVTFKFIQFRGIKRSLILVSGKEHEADAPGEVSHFRALTAAVSGTVGLGNIAGVAVAVTLGGPGATLWMILAGVLGMASKFVECTLGVKYRDINEDGTVSGGPMKYLTKGLAERGLAKVGKVMAVFYAIIITFFAISGGNMFQANQTYAQVRSVTGGEDGFLGSDGAKAVFGLVVALIIGLVIIGGMKSISAVTAKLVPSMALIYIVACGVVIAVNFRSVPTAFVAIFEGAFSPEGVAGGVLGVMIIGFQRAAFSNEAGLGSAAIAHSAVKTRHPVTEGFVAMLEPFIDTVVICTATALTIVIANTVSWQDQRAIVAETGELPAGGVTLTSDAFETVLPWFPYVLTLAVALFALSTAITWAYYGLQAWTSLFGRSRFSRSFFNIMFCVFTVIGTVLSLGSVLDFADATLFLLALVNITGLYLLLPVVKRELSEYMAMRRGEQEKVDAEV, from the coding sequence ATGAGTTCTCACCCCCTCGACAGCGACTTTCTGGCCGCAGATGGAGGCACACTCAGCTCCATCGAGACTGCGATCAACAATGCGTTCGATCCGATCTCCGCTGCAGTGTCCAACTTCGTCTTCTTCACCGTGAACATCGGTGGTGCCGCTGTTCCCTTGATCGTGCTGTGGCTGATCCTCGGTGCCGTCATCTTCACGGTGACCTTCAAGTTCATCCAGTTCCGCGGGATCAAGAGATCGTTGATCCTGGTGAGCGGAAAGGAACACGAGGCCGATGCGCCGGGGGAAGTGAGCCACTTCCGGGCCCTGACGGCCGCAGTGTCCGGAACCGTCGGACTCGGCAATATCGCAGGTGTCGCGGTAGCAGTGACGCTCGGTGGCCCAGGTGCCACGCTGTGGATGATTCTCGCGGGCGTGCTCGGCATGGCGTCGAAATTCGTCGAGTGCACGCTCGGTGTGAAGTACCGAGACATCAACGAGGACGGGACCGTCTCCGGCGGACCGATGAAATACCTCACCAAGGGACTTGCCGAGCGTGGGCTTGCGAAGGTCGGCAAGGTGATGGCCGTCTTCTACGCCATCATCATCACCTTCTTCGCCATCAGCGGTGGCAACATGTTCCAGGCCAACCAGACCTACGCTCAGGTTCGCTCGGTCACCGGCGGCGAGGACGGATTCCTCGGCTCCGACGGCGCAAAAGCCGTGTTCGGGCTCGTTGTCGCGCTGATCATCGGGCTCGTCATCATCGGCGGGATGAAGTCGATCTCGGCCGTGACCGCCAAGCTCGTTCCGTCGATGGCGCTGATCTACATCGTCGCGTGTGGTGTGGTCATCGCCGTCAACTTCCGCTCCGTCCCGACCGCGTTCGTCGCAATCTTCGAGGGTGCGTTCTCGCCCGAGGGCGTGGCGGGCGGCGTACTGGGTGTCATGATCATCGGATTCCAGCGGGCCGCATTCTCCAACGAGGCCGGGCTGGGATCTGCGGCCATCGCACACTCGGCCGTCAAGACCAGACACCCGGTCACCGAGGGCTTCGTGGCAATGCTCGAGCCCTTCATCGACACAGTCGTCATCTGCACCGCGACCGCGCTGACCATCGTCATCGCCAATACCGTGTCCTGGCAGGACCAGCGGGCGATCGTCGCCGAGACCGGTGAACTACCTGCCGGCGGCGTGACGCTGACCTCGGATGCATTCGAGACCGTTCTGCCGTGGTTCCCGTACGTGCTCACGCTTGCGGTGGCGCTGTTCGCGCTGTCGACGGCGATCACGTGGGCGTACTACGGGCTGCAGGCATGGACGTCGCTGTTCGGCCGTAGCCGTTTCTCTCGCAGCTTCTTCAACATCATGTTCTGTGTGTTCACCGTCATCGGAACAGTGCTCTCGCTCGGCTCGGTTCTCGACTTCGCCGACGCCACGCTGTTCCTGCTGGCGCTGGTCAACATCACGGGCCTGTACCTGCTGTTGCCGGTGGTCAAGCGTGAGCTGTCCGAGTACATGGCGATGCGTCGCGGCGAGCAGGAGAAGGTCGACGCCGAGGTCTGA
- a CDS encoding GyrI-like domain-containing protein gives MKIDFKKTLDAYSARHNTFRTLVVPPLTYLMIDGHGDPNTAPEYAEAIGALYPVAYTLKFASKKNLDRDYVVPPLEALWWAENMVSFTTARNKAEWNWTVMIMVPDWIDRTMFEAAVASAGAKGTSEASTRVRLETLNEGLCVQTLHIGSYDDETPVLAELHDSYIPDAGLTMTGRHHEIYLSDPRRVEPAKLRTVLRQPVVRSAGSTKL, from the coding sequence GTGAAGATCGACTTCAAGAAGACGCTCGACGCATATTCGGCGCGACACAACACCTTTCGTACCCTCGTCGTTCCGCCGCTGACCTACCTGATGATCGACGGACACGGCGATCCGAACACCGCTCCGGAGTACGCCGAAGCAATCGGGGCGCTCTACCCGGTGGCGTACACACTGAAGTTCGCCAGTAAGAAGAACCTCGACCGGGACTACGTCGTCCCGCCGCTCGAGGCGCTGTGGTGGGCCGAGAACATGGTCTCGTTCACCACTGCCCGCAACAAGGCCGAGTGGAACTGGACCGTCATGATCATGGTGCCCGACTGGATCGATCGAACGATGTTCGAGGCGGCGGTGGCGTCCGCCGGCGCGAAAGGCACGTCCGAGGCGTCGACCAGAGTTCGGTTGGAGACCCTGAACGAGGGACTGTGCGTGCAGACGCTGCACATCGGGTCATACGACGACGAGACGCCGGTGCTGGCCGAACTTCACGATTCGTACATCCCCGATGCCGGACTGACGATGACCGGCCGACACCACGAGATCTACCTGAGCGATCCGCGCCGGGTCGAGCCCGCGAAACTCCGGACTGTTCTCCGGCAACCGGTTGTGCGTTCAGCGGGGTCGACGAAGCTCTGA
- a CDS encoding VOC family protein, translating to MSILNPYLSFRDNAREAMEFYRSVFGGELTVSTFGEAMASENPADENKIMHGQLTTPNGFTLMGADTPSSMDHTPGSAMSVSLSGDDEDELTGYWNKLAVDAQFTMGLDKAPWGDTFGMLTDKFGVQWMVNIAGSTPGS from the coding sequence ATGTCCATTCTCAATCCGTATCTTTCGTTTCGAGACAACGCCCGCGAGGCCATGGAGTTCTACCGGTCCGTCTTCGGAGGCGAGCTGACCGTCAGCACGTTCGGCGAGGCCATGGCCAGCGAGAATCCCGCCGATGAGAACAAGATCATGCACGGCCAGTTGACCACTCCCAATGGATTCACCTTGATGGGTGCCGACACGCCGTCCTCGATGGACCACACGCCCGGTAGCGCGATGAGCGTCTCTCTCAGCGGCGACGACGAGGACGAATTGACGGGCTACTGGAACAAGCTGGCCGTCGACGCGCAATTCACGATGGGCCTCGACAAGGCTCCGTGGGGCGATACGTTCGGCATGCTGACCGACAAGTTCGGTGTGCAGTGGATGGTGAACATCGCGGGATCCACACCCGGTAGCTGA
- a CDS encoding NAD(P)/FAD-dependent oxidoreductase, with product MIGTVPIDMSRPAWDDDSAVSGWRGVPALDGDCSADVCVVGLGGSGLAAVADLLGRGLDVVGIDAGRVAAGAAGRNGGFLLGGPATFLHTALSMWGPCAVDLYRATLAEIDSLEALLGSSVIRRTGSIRLAGVPDTQADPADARDCAELVKCLRENNIAVEEYSGELGDGVFLPDDAVMNPARRALGMAAALAGRARLHEYTPAVGIEPGAVTTPTGVIRCDLILVAVDGRLERVLPQLDGRVRTARLQMLATAPVTAGRLPCPVYGRWGYDYAQQDASGRLYVGGGRDLFVEEEWTFSSEPTARVQNYLDSLAELFAGEHVSVNARWAASVGFTADGRPLCGYVDDGVIAFGGYNGTGNLVGPVTARAAVALGLDAIEVPQYLSS from the coding sequence ATGATCGGCACCGTCCCCATCGACATGTCCCGTCCGGCGTGGGACGACGATTCCGCGGTGTCCGGTTGGCGGGGCGTGCCCGCGTTGGACGGCGACTGCTCTGCTGACGTCTGCGTCGTCGGTCTCGGCGGTTCGGGCCTGGCCGCTGTCGCTGACCTGCTCGGCCGCGGCCTCGACGTCGTCGGGATCGATGCAGGGCGAGTCGCAGCCGGTGCTGCGGGTCGAAACGGCGGCTTTCTGCTGGGCGGCCCCGCAACGTTTCTGCACACCGCGCTGTCGATGTGGGGGCCGTGCGCCGTCGATCTCTATCGTGCGACCCTCGCCGAGATCGATTCGTTGGAAGCACTCCTCGGATCGTCCGTCATTCGCCGCACCGGGTCCATCAGGCTTGCGGGCGTCCCGGATACGCAGGCCGACCCCGCTGATGCGCGGGACTGCGCGGAATTGGTGAAGTGCCTGCGCGAGAACAACATTGCCGTCGAAGAGTATTCGGGCGAGCTGGGAGACGGCGTCTTTTTGCCCGACGATGCGGTGATGAATCCTGCCCGTCGCGCACTCGGAATGGCGGCAGCGCTTGCCGGTCGCGCCAGGCTCCACGAGTACACACCCGCTGTCGGCATCGAGCCCGGAGCAGTGACGACGCCGACCGGGGTGATCCGCTGCGATCTGATACTGGTCGCCGTGGACGGTCGCCTCGAACGCGTACTCCCCCAGCTCGACGGTCGAGTTCGGACGGCCCGCCTCCAGATGCTCGCCACCGCTCCTGTCACGGCGGGTCGGTTGCCGTGTCCCGTGTACGGACGGTGGGGGTACGACTACGCACAGCAGGACGCGTCGGGACGCCTGTACGTCGGGGGTGGCCGCGACTTGTTCGTCGAGGAAGAGTGGACCTTCTCCAGCGAACCGACGGCCCGAGTGCAGAACTACCTCGACTCGCTCGCCGAGTTGTTTGCCGGCGAACATGTCTCCGTGAACGCACGGTGGGCAGCGTCGGTGGGGTTCACCGCGGACGGGCGGCCGTTGTGTGGTTACGTCGATGACGGAGTGATCGCGTTCGGTGGCTACAACGGAACCGGCAATCTCGTCGGGCCGGTGACCGCTCGCGCTGCCGTGGCCCTCGGACTGGACGCGATCGAAGTTCCGCAGTACCTGAGCAGCTGA
- a CDS encoding MFS transporter codes for MTNAVRPASFTAGTLTLLGALYFAQGLPFGFFTQALPVVLRESGFSLVKISATGVLFLPWALKFLWAPYVDRYGSRRRWLLSLQCAAAVVALALSFLDLSSTLRWLFVGIFVMNALSATQDIATDGIAVRTLTAAQRGLGNGLQVGAYRIGMVCGGGLLLWLFTFAGWRVLFVAMALLIALTTVPVWWMRRQLDAADAASDRHTESESPVRLAVAWWSRLRRPGMVAFILLIIGFKFGNSMGSALVGPFLSDSGLSLPQIALVEGGLSSVAALGGAALGAWMTFRHGRRRALLIGGVSQTMSLALYVIASLGIGGFPLLITANITEHVLGGAATVAVFALMMDASEKRFAGSDYTLMACAVVFAQGAAGIAAGVVGDLFGYTAMFGSALVLSGIGCAALLVALDRGWGPEGLRQVVPPKTFAG; via the coding sequence ATGACCAATGCGGTGCGTCCGGCTTCGTTCACGGCCGGAACCCTCACCTTGCTCGGGGCTCTCTACTTTGCGCAGGGACTGCCGTTCGGATTCTTCACCCAGGCACTCCCGGTTGTGCTGCGGGAGTCGGGATTCTCGTTGGTGAAGATCAGTGCCACCGGTGTGCTGTTTCTGCCCTGGGCGCTGAAATTTCTCTGGGCACCGTACGTCGATCGCTACGGATCCAGACGGCGGTGGCTGCTGTCTCTGCAGTGTGCGGCTGCGGTGGTGGCTCTGGCGTTGTCGTTCCTCGACCTGTCGTCGACGTTGCGTTGGTTGTTCGTCGGCATCTTCGTCATGAATGCTCTCTCGGCCACACAGGACATCGCGACCGACGGCATCGCGGTCAGAACGCTGACCGCGGCGCAGCGAGGGCTGGGCAACGGCCTCCAAGTCGGTGCCTACCGAATCGGAATGGTGTGCGGCGGTGGACTGCTGTTGTGGCTGTTCACCTTTGCCGGGTGGCGGGTGCTGTTCGTCGCGATGGCATTGCTCATCGCATTGACGACTGTCCCGGTGTGGTGGATGCGCAGGCAACTCGACGCGGCGGATGCCGCCTCCGATCGGCACACCGAATCGGAATCGCCGGTTCGGCTTGCTGTTGCCTGGTGGTCCAGGCTCCGCAGGCCCGGCATGGTGGCGTTCATACTGCTGATCATCGGGTTCAAATTCGGAAACTCGATGGGATCGGCACTGGTGGGCCCGTTCCTGTCGGACAGTGGATTGTCCCTGCCGCAGATCGCGCTGGTCGAGGGTGGCCTCTCCTCGGTGGCAGCGCTCGGGGGTGCGGCCCTCGGGGCGTGGATGACCTTCCGGCACGGACGTCGCCGGGCGTTGCTGATAGGCGGAGTGAGCCAGACCATGAGCCTTGCGTTGTACGTCATCGCCTCCCTCGGCATCGGCGGATTTCCACTGCTGATCACGGCGAACATCACCGAGCACGTGCTCGGTGGGGCGGCCACGGTCGCGGTGTTCGCTCTCATGATGGACGCATCGGAGAAGCGTTTCGCAGGAAGCGATTACACGTTGATGGCCTGTGCGGTCGTCTTCGCGCAAGGAGCGGCAGGAATCGCAGCCGGTGTGGTGGGAGACCTGTTCGGCTACACAGCGATGTTCGGTTCTGCCCTGGTGTTGTCCGGTATCGGCTGTGCAGCATTGCTTGTCGCACTCGACCGTGGCTGGGGCCCCGAAGGTCTTCGGCAGGTTGTCCCTCCGAAGACCTTCGCCGGCTAG